A region from the Aegilops tauschii subsp. strangulata cultivar AL8/78 chromosome 5, Aet v6.0, whole genome shotgun sequence genome encodes:
- the LOC109777964 gene encoding protein NRT1/ PTR FAMILY 4.5-like, giving the protein MALGAFVNWRGKTINKEVHGGVRAAWFLYVLTVVTNVVIVPNVLNMVTYLHGTMHMGVSGSVTTSANFFGATSGFAMIGAFLSDSYITRAKTMLLIGPFMFLGYGLLALQAYLPSLHPPPCNIEAEPNNCKEVQGKNAALLYVGLYLSAFGDGCIRACLPSLGADQFDHEDPKESHQQSSFFNWYTFGISFGGFVGLILIVWLQDYKGWDIALGLCAVIVLLGLLVVAAGLPFYRNQVPQGSPLTRILQVLVVAFRNRKIEVGEGLEEAHESSTEVGTGYNRSVSQTNSLKFLDKACINRGEKGDWLVCSVTKVEETKIVLRMLPIFISSMIGYISSIILFTFTVQQGGLTNTRLGKIHVSPATLFVIPITFQMLMLAVYDQFIVPFLRRRTGYRGGITHLQRIGIGFASMILACVIAAVVEKKRKGAEVQMSLFWLAPQFFLLGVSDVTSFTGLLEFFNSEAPGGMKSIATALFWCDLGLASLMATFLVDAVNGATRHGHRVGWLEGASLNTSHLDLFYWVVAVVGLLGFFNYLYWANKYVYQNNQRLARVAPTVDQDSP; this is encoded by the exons aTGGCACTTGGAGCCTTTGTGAATTGGAGGGGAAAAACCATCAACAAAGAGGTGCACGGTGGAGTCAGAGCAGCATGGTTTTTGTATG TACTGACTGTGGTAACAAACGTGGTTATTGTCCCAAACGTGCTGAATATGGTTACTTATCTCCACGGAACAATGCATATGGGGGTTTCGGGCTCGGTGACTACATCTGCTAATTTCTTTGGCGCCACATCCGGGTTTGCAATGATCGGAGCTTTCCTCTCTGACTCCTACATCACTCGCGCCAAAACTATGCTCCTCATTGGTCCATTTATGTTTCTG GGATATGGACTGCTCGCACTGCAAGCCTACCTACCCTCCCTCCATCCACCCCCTTGCAATATTGAAGCAGAGCCAAACAATTGCAAAGAGGTCCAGGGCAAGAACGCTGCCTTATTGTATGTAGGCTTGTATCTGAGTGCATTTGGTGATGGTTGTATACGGGCTTGCTTGCCATCCCTTGGAGCAGACCAATTTGACCATGAAGATCCCAAAGAGTCCCATCAGCAGTCCAGCTTCTTTAACTGGTATACCTTCGGAATCTCTTTTGGAGGTTTTGTAGGGCTGATTCTCATAGTGTGGCTCCAGGACTACAAAGGGTGGGATATCGCACTAGGGTTGTGTGCCGTCATAGTTCTGCTCGGATTGCTCGTAGTTGCTGCTGGTCTCCCTTTCTACCGCAACCAAGTACCACAAGGAAGTCCTCTGACTCGAATACTGCAG GTTCTTGTGGTTGCCTTCCGAAACAGGAAGATTGAAGTTGGTGAGGGGCTAGAAGAAGCGCATGAAAGCAGTACCGAGGTGGGGACAGGTTACAATCGCTCGGTCTCTCAAACAAATAGTCTGAA ATTTCTTGATAAAGCTTGCATCAACCGTGGTGAAAAGGGGGACTGGTTGGTCTGTAGCGTGACCAAGGTGGAGGAGACCAAGATTGTGCTCCGCATGCTTCCCATCTTCATCAGCTCCATGATTGGATACATATCGAGCATCATCCTCTTTACGTTCACGGTGCAGCAAGGTGGCTTGACCAACACGAGGCTCGGCAAGATCCACGTTTCCCCGGCGACACTCTTCGTCATCCCCATCACATTCCAGATGTTGATGCTTGCGGTCTATGACCAGTTCATCGTGCCGTTCCTGCGAAGGCGCACGGGCTACAGAGGCGGCATCACCCACTTGCAGCGCATCGGCATAGGCTTTGCCTCCATGATACTTGCCTGCGTCATCGCGGCGGTTGTCGAGAAAAAGAGGAAGGGGGCTGAGGTGCAGATGTCCCTTTTCTGGCTCGCACCTCAGTTCTTCCTGCTCGGCGTGTCGGACGTGACGTCGTTCACCGGGCTGCTCGAGTTCTTCAACAGTGAGGCGCCAGGGGGCATGAAGTCGATCGCCACAGCGCTGTTCTGGTGTGATCTGGGGCTCGCGTCGTTGATGGCCACATTCCTGGTGGATGCTGTGAACGGGGCGACAAGGCATGGTCACCGGGTAGGCTGGCTCGAGGGTGCAAGCTTGAACACTAGTCATCTTGACCTGTTCTACTGGGTTGTGGCTGTTGTCGGATTGCTCGGCTTCTTCAACTACCTGTACTGGGCGAACAAGTATGTGTACCAGAACAATCAACGCCTTGCTAGAGTTGCGCCAACGGTTGATCAGGATTCGCCTTGA